The genomic window GACGGTTCCTCCATCCGCGGTTTCACCACCGTCGACGAGTCCGACATGGTGCTCCTGCCCGATCCCGCCACCGCGAAGATCGATCCCTTCCGCTCCTCGCGGACGCTGAACATCCAGTTCTTCGTCAACGACCCGTTCACCCTGGAGCCGTTTTCCCGCGACCCGCGCAACATCGCCAAGAAGGCCGAGGAGTACCTCGCCTCCACGGGCATCGCAGACTCCGCCTCCTTCGGCCTGGAGGCGGAGTTCTACGTCTTCGACAAGGTCCGCTACTCCGCGGAGGCCAACGCCGCCTTCTACGAGGTCGACTCCGACGAAGGCTGGTGGAACCGCGGCGAGCACACCGACCTCGGCGGCGGCCACAACCTCGGCTACAAGAACCGCATGAAGGGCGGCTACTTCCCCACCGCCCCGCACGACCAGACCGTCGAGATCCGCGACGCCATGGTGCGCAAGCTCATGGGCGCCGGCTTCGACATCGAGCGCTTCCACCACGAGGTGGGCACCGGCGGCCAGCAGGAGATCAACTACCGCTTCAACACCCTGCTGCACGCCGCCGACGACCTGCAGGTGTTCAAGTACATCATCAAAAACACCGCCATGGAGTGGGGCAAGTCCGCCACCTTCATGCCTAAGCCGCTGGCCGGGGACAACGGTTCCGGCATGCACGCGCACCAGTCGCTGTGGAAGGACGGCGAGCCGCTGTTCTACGACGAGTCCGGTTACGGCGGCCTGTCGGACATCGCCCGCTACTACATCGGCGGCCTGCTGTACCACGCCTCCGCCGTGCAGGCGTTCACCAACCCCACCCTGAACTCCTACCACCGCCTGGTCAAGGGCTTCGAGGCCCCGATCAACCTCGTGTACTCGCAGCGCAACCGCTCCGCCGCGATCCGTATCCCGATCACCGGCTCCAACCCGAAGGCCAAGCGCGTGGAGTTCCGCACCCCGGACCCGTCGGGCAACGCCTACCTGGGCCTGGCCGCCATGTTGATGGCCGGCATCGACGGCATCAAGAACCGCATCGAT from Corynebacterium maris DSM 45190 includes these protein-coding regions:
- the glnA gene encoding type I glutamate--ammonia ligase, coding for MAFESTQDIVNYIADEGVEFVDVRFTDVPGTEHHFSIPASEFTVEAAEDGLAFDGSSIRGFTTVDESDMVLLPDPATAKIDPFRSSRTLNIQFFVNDPFTLEPFSRDPRNIAKKAEEYLASTGIADSASFGLEAEFYVFDKVRYSAEANAAFYEVDSDEGWWNRGEHTDLGGGHNLGYKNRMKGGYFPTAPHDQTVEIRDAMVRKLMGAGFDIERFHHEVGTGGQQEINYRFNTLLHAADDLQVFKYIIKNTAMEWGKSATFMPKPLAGDNGSGMHAHQSLWKDGEPLFYDESGYGGLSDIARYYIGGLLYHASAVQAFTNPTLNSYHRLVKGFEAPINLVYSQRNRSAAIRIPITGSNPKAKRVEFRTPDPSGNAYLGLAAMLMAGIDGIKNRIDPGDPVDKDLYELPAAEAAAIPQGPTSLEGALEALRKDHEFLLEGGVFTKDLIDTYIDLKMETEVLPARLRPTPLEFEMYYDC